The nucleotide sequence ACGGTGGCCACCGTGCACCGGCTCAAGGGCAAGCCGCGCCTGGCGTTGCTGGCTCCGCTCTCGGTGGTGTCGGTGATCGGGATCGCCGGCATCGCACGGGTGGCGAAACCGAGCTCGCCGTGGGCCCGCTGGCGCTACTCGCCCGACCGGATGGCGCAGGCCCGGATCCGGTTCGGCGCGGCGAGGACCGATGCGGTGCCCCGCCGGAACCCGCCGGCGACCGGCGGCTTCGTCACGGTGCTGATCGGGGTGCTCGCCGGGGTCGGGTTCGGCGCGGTGACCTCGCTGGCCGGCGGCGTGATCATCGGGCACGCGCTGCTCGCCTCGGCCGGGCGGGCGGCGTCGTGCCGGGTGTGCGGCTGGGTGGTCGCGATCGCCGCGGTGGGCCAGCTGGTGGCCGTGGTCGTCGTGCTGCCCGGGCTCGACGCGCTCCCCGGGGTGGTGACGACGCTGGTCACCGGTGCCGGGGTGTTGTTGCTGCGGCGGCCCGCCGCGGTGCAGGATCCGCCCGGCTCCGGGGATCCGCTCCCGCGGTAGGCGTCGCCTTCGGACGTCCCGCCCCTGTCGGCGTGCCGTCATGGGACCGTGGTTCCGGCCGATCACTGTGGAGGCGGCATGTCCCGAGCGATCACGGTGACCGGAACCCGGGTCGTTCCCTCCGGGCCCGGCCGGCCGGTGTCGTCGAACTGGGCGCCCGACGGCCGGGGACGGACGCCTTCCACGCCCGGAACCGGTGGATGGTCGACCGCAGCGACTTCGTGATCGGCTTTCCCCGGGGCGACGATCCGCAGAGCGGGACCCGGTACACGCTCGGCCACGCCGCCCGTCTCGGGCTGCCGCACCTGGTGCTGCCGGTATGAGCCCGGACGACGTGGCCGACGAGCTCGCTCACACCCCGACCGCGCTCCGAGCCGGCGAGTGGTGAGGTCGGTCGATCGTGTGCGTGGCGCCCGCGGCGACCACCCCGGGCGCCGTCGCTCCGTCTCCGGAGGGCTGCCGGTCACCTGCCGGCCCGGAGCGCGGTGAGCGACCGGTGCTCGCCCCATCGCCCAGCCGGCGGCTCACCATGACGTGCACCGCGTCCGGCTGTTCGTAGGGCAGCAGCGCGCCGGCCCCCGGGACGACGACGACCGTGGCGCCCAGCGCCCACCGGGCCGGCTGGGCCAGGCGACCGTCGCCGAAGAAGGGATCGTGCTCCCCGATGCCCACGGTGACCGGCGTGCCGTGCCAGCGCCGCGCGAGCTCCGGGTGCGGTGGCGGGGTGCTGCTCAGCGCGACGTGCCTGCCGACCGTCGCCAGCCAGTCGACCAGCGCCTCGGGCGGCACGAACGCCGGGCCGCCGAGCCGGCTCAGCAGTCGCCGGGCGGTCCGCCGCACGGGGACGGCCCGCCAGCCCAGCGTTGCGGTGAGCAGCCGCGCGCGGAGCGCGGGCCGGGCCAGCCCGTGCGGATTGAGCAGGATCATCCCGCGTACCCGGGGGGTCGGCCGGGCGGCGAGTGCCACGGCGGCTCCGAACCCGTGGGCCAGCACCGTGATGCCACCGGGTGCGTCGGGGGCGAGCTCGGTGAGCAGGTCGTCGAACCAGCTGCCG is from Pseudonocardia autotrophica and encodes:
- a CDS encoding alpha/beta fold hydrolase: MHDDPPYDYRRGHLVVAGPADAPTVVVLGGRHGCAASLTDLLERLATEYRVIAVDPPGEAGLGSGGRPNTDRLRDYGSWFDDLLTELAPDAPGGITVLAHGFGAAVALAARPTPRVRGMILLNPHGLARPALRARLLTATLGWRAVPVRRTARRLLSRLGGPAFVPPEALVDWLATVGRHVALSSTPPPHPELARRWHGTPVTVGIGEHDPFFGDGRLAQPARWALGATVVVVPGAGALLPYEQPDAVHVMVSRRLGDGASTGRSPRSGPAGDRQPSGDGATAPGVVAAGATHTIDRPHHSPARSAVGV